The region TACGCCCACCGCGAGCGCCTGGCGCGCTCCGGGGTGCTCCTCGTCGGGCCCTCGCACGCGTTCCTGCGCTACATCGAACGGGTGCTGCCCGCCCTCGGCGAGACCGGCGTGGTCTCGACCACGATGGCGACCCTGCTGCCCGACGTCGTCGCAGGCGCCCACGAGCAGCCCGCCGTCGCACGGGTCAAGGGTCGCGCGAGCATGGCGGGCGTGATCGCCCGCGCCGTCGCCGCCCGCCAGCGCGTGCCGGAGCGCACACAGACCGTGCGGGTCGGCTCGCACGAGCTCGAGATCCGGCCCGACGACGTCGCGGCCGCCCGCTCCCGCGCCCGACGCGCGCACCAGCCGCACAACGCCGCCCGCACGGTCTTCGTGCGCCAGATGCTGCAGGTGCTGGCCCGGCAGTACGCGCAGGCGCTCTCGTCGGAGGTCTCGGGCGAGGACATGGCCGGGATCGTCGAGGACGTGCGGGTGGAGCGCGACGTGCGCGTCGCGCTCAACCTCCTGTGGATGCCGCTCAGCCCCGAGGGGCTGCTGCGCGACCTCTGGTCCAAACCGCACCGGCTCGCCGAGGCCGCCCCCGGGATGTCCGCGCGCGACCGGGCGCTCCTCGCCCGCGATCCCGGTGCCCCCTGGACCGAGGCGGACGTCCCGCTGCTCGACGAGGCGGCCGAGCTCATCGGCGAGCGCATCGACCCCGAGCGCGACCGCGCGCAGGCGCAGGCGGAGGCGCAGCGCAAGGCCGAGATCGCCTACGCGCGCGAGTCGATGCAGGCCTCCGGCGCGGGCGGCGGGATGGTCTCGGCCGAGACGCTCGCCGCGCGCTTCGCCGACACCGGACCCTCGCTGACGACGGCGGAGCGCGCCGCCGCGGACCGGTCGTGGACCTACGGGCACGTGGTGGTCGACGAGGCCCAGGAGCTCTCCCCCATGGCGTGGCGGGTGCTGCTGCGGCGCTGCCCCTCCCGGTCCTTCACGGTGGTCGGTGACACCGGTCAGACCTCCTCGGGCGCGGGCGCGCACCGGTGGGGCGACGTGTTCGACCCGCTCGTGCGCGGCAGCTGGCGCCTCGCGGAGCTCACCGTCAACTACCGCACGCCGCGCAGCGTGATGGACGCCGCGAGCGCGGTGCTGGCGGCGGCGTGCCGGCGCGACGGCGTGACGCCGCCGGAGCACGCGATCGTGTCGGCGCGCGACCTGCCCGGCGCGCTGCGCGTGGCGGCGGGTTCGCTCGAGCAGGAGGTCGCGCTGGCGCGCGAGCTCGGCGGGACGGTCGCCGTCGTGGCACCGGTCGAGGCCGTCCCGCGGCTGCGCGAGCGGCTCAACGCCCCGGGCGTCGACCTCACCGCACCGCTCGTGGTGCTCGACCCGGTCGAGTCCAAGGGCCTCGAGTTCGACGCGGTCGTGGCGATCGACGTCGGGCGGATGGCGCGCGGTGACGCGTACGTGACCATGACGCGCGCCACGCGGCGGCTCACCCTGATGGGTGACCAACCCGCGGGACTACCCGTCGAGTGATTTGAGGGCAGGGTCCGCCACGGCCACAATGGGGCCCGTGCCTCGCGCCCTCCTCCTCGAGAACATCCACCCGCTCGCCGTCGACATGCTCACGGACGCCGGCTACGACGTCGAGACCGCGCGCGGCGCGCTCGACGAGAGCGAGCTGATCGCCGCGCTGGACGGGGTGTCGCTGCTCGGCATCCGCTCCAAGACGCAGGTGACCCGCGAGGTGCTCGAGTCCTCCGCGCTCGACGCCGTGGGCGCCTTCTGCATCGGGACGAACCAGATCGACCTGACGGCCGCCGCCGAGCACGGGGTCGCGGTGTTCAACGCGCCGTTCTCCAACACGCGCTCCGTGGTGGAGCTGGCCGTCGGTGAGATCATCGCGCTCACGCGGCGGCTCACGGTCCAGAACTCCTCCCTCCACCAGGGGGTGTGGAACAAGTCGGCCGACGGTGCGCACGAGGTGCGCGGACGCACCCTGGGGATCGTCGGCTACGGGAACATCGGCACCCAGCTCTCGGTCGTCGCCGAGGCCCTCGGGATGCGGGTGGTCTTCTACGACACCGCCGAGAAGCTCGCCCTCGGCAACGCGCAGCGCCTCGCGAGCCTCGACGACCTGCTGGAGCAGGCCGACGTCGTCACGCTCCACGTGGACGGCCGCCCGGGCAACGCCGGGATGTTCGGTGCCGCGCAGTTCGACGCGATGCGCGAGGGCGCGATCTTCCTCAACCTCTCGCGCGGGTTCCTCGTGGACTACGGGACTCTGCGCGAGCGGATCCTCGACGGTTCGCTCGCCGGCGCCGCCGTCGACGTCTTCCCGCACGAGCCCAAGGCGAAGGGCGACGCGTTCGAGAGCGACCTGCGCGGACTGCCCAACGTCATCCTCACGCCGCACATCGGCGGGTCGACCGAGGAGGCGCAGCACGACATCGGCCTGTTCGTCGCGAACAAGCTGCGCGAGTACGCGCGCTCGGGCGCCACGAACCTGTCGGTCAACGTGCCCGGCCTCGTCCTCGACGCGCCCCGCGAGGGGTCCGAGCGGATCGCCCTGCTGCACCGCAACGTGCCGGGCGTGATGGCCCAGCTCAACGACGCGATGGCCGACGCCGGCGGGAACGTCGAGTACCAGGTGCTCGGCACGTGGGGCCAGCTGGGGTACGCCGTGACCGACGTCGTCGGGACGGTGTCGGACGACGTCGTCGCGCGGATCGCCGCGCTGCCGACGACGATCCGCGTCTCGCGCCTGCGCTGAGCGACCGGTCCGTGGCCCGGCCGGGGGTCGGTCGTCGGGCTGGTCAGCCGCTGGGCTGACTGGTCGCGGGGCTGGTCAGTCGCGGGGCTGGTCAGTCGCGGTGTCCGCGGCCTCGCCGGCGCGGGCGTCGCTCGCGCGCTCGGGTCGGTCGGCGTGATCGATGCGCAGCGCGGCGATGGCGTCCTCGAAGTCGACCAGCGACGCGAAGTCCTGGTAGACGGAGGCGAACCGGAGGTAGGCCACCTCGTCGAGCTCGCGCAGCGGGCCGAGGATCGCGAGGCCGACGTCGTGCGCCTCGATCTCGGCCGCGCCGCTCGCTCGGACGGCCTCCTCCACCGCCTGGGCGAGGAGCGCGAGGCTGTCGTCGGTGACGGGGCGACCCTGGCACGCCTTGCGGACACCCGAGACCACCTTGTCCCGGCTGAAGGGTTCCACCACGCCGGAGCGCTTCACGACCGAGAGGCTCGTGGTCTCGACCGTCGAGAACCGTCGACCGCAGGCGGGGCAGAGCCGGCGACGCCGGATCGACGCGCCGTCGTCGCTCGTGCGCGAGTCGACCACGCGTGAATCCGTGTGGCGGCAGTACGGGCAGTGCACGTCGTCTCCGAACCGTGGTGGCGCGTCACCCTCGGGGTGACTCGGGCCGCCCATTGTTCCACGCTCGTGCTGCGCGACGCTCCACACCCCGGGGACACGGCGTCCGACGCCGCGCCCCCGGTCGCGACGCCGTCGACGTCGTCAGGACGCCGGGAGCAGGAGCTCCGCGCCGGCCTGCACACCGAGGCCGTCCAGGTCGTTGAGGTCGGCGATGGCTGAGACGACGTCACGCACGTCCTGGTCCGGGGCGGCGATGGTGTCGGCGATGGTCCAGAGGCTCTCCCCCGGCGCGACCACGACGGTGGTGGTCGCTGCCGTCGGGGTGGCGACCTCCTGTCCCGCCACCGCCTGCCCCGCGACCGAGCCGACCCCGGCCGCCACTGCGAGCCCGAGGCCCACGAGGACGGCCCGGCCGCGACGCGTCAGGCGCATCGGCGCAGGGCGGCGCGCCTGCGAGGTGCACCGTGCCCGGTCGGTCACGATCGTCGTGGTCGCGGTGGTCGTCGTCATGATCTGCTCCTTCGAACCTGTGTTCGTCGTACGCCTGTTCGATACCGTAGGACATCGAACGCGAGTTGTCGACACTCCGTTCGAACACGTGTCGCACGAACTCGGCGGTTCGGTCGTACGCTTGTCCTACGAGGAGCACACCACCGACCACCGACATCGGGATTCCGGGCAGCGTCCGGAGCCCCGGGAACGACACGGAGGTGGCGGTCCACGTCGGTCCGCACGGGGCTGGCAGGGGCAGGACGACGACGCGCGACGAGGGAGACGACGATGGCCACGCGAGACCCGAGGGTCCTCACGGTTCGACAGCGGGCGGTGCTGGAGGTGATCCGCACGTCGGTGGCGGAGCGCGGCTACCCGCCGAGCATGCGCGAGATCGGCGAGTCGGTCGGCCTGAACTCCCCCTCGAGCGTGAAGCACCAGCTGCAGCAGCTCGAGGAGAAGGGCTACCTGCGGCGCGACCCGAACCGGCCGCGCGCCATGGAGGTCGTCGGCGAGCCTCCCGTCGTCTCCGCCGCTCCCGGGCTCACCCCGCGGGCCGACGCCGCCGCGCTCGCCGCCCGGACCGCCGTCGGGCGGGGGAGGCCGACGGCGAGATCGGTCGGCAGGCCGGCGGACCGACCGGTGCTCCCCCGACCGTCCCGCCCGTCGTCGTGCTGCCCGAGCCGGCCGACGCCGACACGTCGTTCGTCCCGCTGGTCGGGCGCATCGCCGCCGGCGGTCCGATCCTCGCCGAGCAGTCGGTCGAGGACGTCTTCCCGCTGCCGCGCCGCCTCGTGGGCGACGGCGAGCTGTTCCTGCTCCAGGTCGTCGGCGAGTCGATGATCGACGCCGCGATCTGCGACGGCGACTGGGTCGTCGTCCGCTCCCAGAACGTCGCGGAGAACGGCGAGATCGTCGCCGCGATGCTGGACGGGGAGGCCACCGTCAAGACGTTCCGCCGGACGCCGGACGCCGTCTGGCTCATGCCCGCCAACCCTGCCTTCACCCCGATCGACGGTTCCGACGCGCAGATCCTGGGGCGCGTCGTCGCCGTGCTGCGTCGGGTCTGAGCCGGTACCGACCGACCGGAGCCCGCGCGGGCGCGCCGGTCGGTCGGCAGATCAGGGCTAGAACCCCAGCGAGCGCGCCGCGGCGCGGATGTGGTCGGCGCTGCCGCGCAGCTGCTCCATCTCCCGCGTGCTCATCGGCAGCCCGAGCCGCTCGCGTGCGCCGTGCGCGTCCACGATCGTCGGCATGGACAGGCAGACGTCGGAGATGCCGAGGAACTCGTCGTCGATCCGCGTGGAGACCGGCAGCACCCGGTGCTCGTTGCGCAGGACCGCCTCGATGATGCGCGTGACAGCCAGCCCGACGGCGTAGTTCGTGGCGCCCTTGCCCTCGATGATCGAGTACGCGGCGTGCACGACGTCGTGCCCCAGCCGCTCGCGCACCGCGTCGGTGAACATCGGGGAGCCGTCGCGCCCGAGCCACTCCAGCAGCGGTACGCCGCCGATGCTGGCCGAGCTCCACATCGGCACCTCGGAGTCGCCGTGCTCGCCCAGCACGTAGGCGTGGACGTTCTGCACGGCCACGCCGCACTCGCGCGAGATGAGGAAGCGCAGGCGTGAGGAGTCCAGGACGGTGCCCGAGCCGAACACCTGGTTCGGGGGCAGCCCGGTGATCTTCTGGGCCGCGTAGGTCACGACGTCGACCGGGTTGGTCACCATCATGTGGATCGCGTGCGGCGCGATGTCCACCAGGGTGGGGAGCACCTTCTTCACGAGACCGACCGTCGTGGCGGCCAGGTCCATCCGGCTCTGGCCCGGGTGCTGCTTGGCGCCTGCCGTGAAGACCACGAGGTCGGCGTCGCGGCAGATCTCGATGTCGTCGCTGCCCTCG is a window of Litorihabitans aurantiacus DNA encoding:
- a CDS encoding LysM peptidoglycan-binding domain-containing protein; amino-acid sequence: MTTTTATTTIVTDRARCTSQARRPAPMRLTRRGRAVLVGLGLAVAAGVGSVAGQAVAGQEVATPTAATTTVVVAPGESLWTIADTIAAPDQDVRDVVSAIADLNDLDGLGVQAGAELLLPAS
- a CDS encoding L-lactate dehydrogenase, with protein sequence MSAAPATQPSSPSAGQPVSLPRPVSTVAIVGAGSVGATLAYATLVRGAARRVVLYDINRAKVTAEAADIGHGIEFISQATIEGSDDIEICRDADLVVFTAGAKQHPGQSRMDLAATTVGLVKKVLPTLVDIAPHAIHMMVTNPVDVVTYAAQKITGLPPNQVFGSGTVLDSSRLRFLISRECGVAVQNVHAYVLGEHGDSEVPMWSSASIGGVPLLEWLGRDGSPMFTDAVRERLGHDVVHAAYSIIEGKGATNYAVGLAVTRIIEAVLRNEHRVLPVSTRIDDEFLGISDVCLSMPTIVDAHGARERLGLPMSTREMEQLRGSADHIRAAARSLGF
- a CDS encoding HelD family protein, with protein sequence MDGGPDTLEGDDVAAQQLRAEQLVVDDVYARLDALRTEARAQLEQVRSTPTGGTHQARSERDSFATLYADRLATYDAVEQRLLFGRIDVHEGGRLVQRYVGRIGMSDAEHTPVLTDWRAPAARPFYQATAANPAGVVRRRHVATRDRVVTGVEDDVLDVDRLDDETRAGLSGEGALLAALGEHRTGRMHDIVATIQSEQDEIIRSALDGVLVVQGGPGTGKTAVALHRAAFLLYAHRERLARSGVLLVGPSHAFLRYIERVLPALGETGVVSTTMATLLPDVVAGAHEQPAVARVKGRASMAGVIARAVAARQRVPERTQTVRVGSHELEIRPDDVAAARSRARRAHQPHNAARTVFVRQMLQVLARQYAQALSSEVSGEDMAGIVEDVRVERDVRVALNLLWMPLSPEGLLRDLWSKPHRLAEAAPGMSARDRALLARDPGAPWTEADVPLLDEAAELIGERIDPERDRAQAQAEAQRKAEIAYARESMQASGAGGGMVSAETLAARFADTGPSLTTAERAAADRSWTYGHVVVDEAQELSPMAWRVLLRRCPSRSFTVVGDTGQTSSGAGAHRWGDVFDPLVRGSWRLAELTVNYRTPRSVMDAASAVLAAACRRDGVTPPEHAIVSARDLPGALRVAAGSLEQEVALARELGGTVAVVAPVEAVPRLRERLNAPGVDLTAPLVVLDPVESKGLEFDAVVAIDVGRMARGDAYVTMTRATRRLTLMGDQPAGLPVE
- the serA gene encoding phosphoglycerate dehydrogenase, with the translated sequence MPRALLLENIHPLAVDMLTDAGYDVETARGALDESELIAALDGVSLLGIRSKTQVTREVLESSALDAVGAFCIGTNQIDLTAAAEHGVAVFNAPFSNTRSVVELAVGEIIALTRRLTVQNSSLHQGVWNKSADGAHEVRGRTLGIVGYGNIGTQLSVVAEALGMRVVFYDTAEKLALGNAQRLASLDDLLEQADVVTLHVDGRPGNAGMFGAAQFDAMREGAIFLNLSRGFLVDYGTLRERILDGSLAGAAVDVFPHEPKAKGDAFESDLRGLPNVILTPHIGGSTEEAQHDIGLFVANKLREYARSGATNLSVNVPGLVLDAPREGSERIALLHRNVPGVMAQLNDAMADAGGNVEYQVLGTWGQLGYAVTDVVGTVSDDVVARIAALPTTIRVSRLR
- the nrdR gene encoding transcriptional regulator NrdR, which encodes MHCPYCRHTDSRVVDSRTSDDGASIRRRRLCPACGRRFSTVETTSLSVVKRSGVVEPFSRDKVVSGVRKACQGRPVTDDSLALLAQAVEEAVRASGAAEIEAHDVGLAILGPLRELDEVAYLRFASVYQDFASLVDFEDAIAALRIDHADRPERASDARAGEAADTATDQPRD